The following proteins come from a genomic window of Platichthys flesus chromosome 1, fPlaFle2.1, whole genome shotgun sequence:
- the pdcd5 gene encoding programmed cell death protein 5 — protein MADEELEAIRRQRMSELQAKHGDASNNQQGEEAKQREGDMRNSILAQVLDQSARARLSNLALVKPEKAKAVENYLIQMARYGKLGGKISESGLIEILEKVSQQTEKKTTVKFNRQRVMDSDDDDDF, from the exons ATGGCGGACGAAGAGTTAGAGGCGATCCGGCGGCAGAGGATGTCGGAACTACAGGCAAAACACGGG GATGCTTCAAATAATCAGCAAGGAGAGGAGGCCAAACAAAG AGAGGGTGACATGAGGAACTCTATATTGGCCCAAGTTCTTGACCAGTCTGCCCGTGCCAGAT TAAGCAATCTTGCTTTGGTGAAACCAGAGAAGGCCAAGGCAGTTGAAAATTATCTCATTCAGATGGCTCGCTATGGGAAGTTGGGAGGAAAG ATTTCTGAGTCAGGCCTGATCGAAATCCTCGAAAAGGTCAGccagcaaacagagaaaaaaaccaCTGTCAAA TTCAACAGACAGCGGGTGATGGACTCAGACGATGACGATGATTTCTAA
- the uraha gene encoding 5-hydroxyisourate hydrolase, giving the protein MSVSRLQKLKGHILSENKSTAMAGSPSPLTTHVLNTALGIPASNVALSLSRQVPSTNDWTLITNGTTNDDGRCPGLITKELFTPGVYRLHFDTAQYWASIGDTSFYPYVEIVFTINDPGLKYHVPLLLSRFSYSTYRGS; this is encoded by the exons ATGAGTGTGTCCAGGCTGCAGAAACTGAAGGGTCATATTTTGTCTGAAAATAAG AGCACAGCAATGGCAGGCTCACCAAGTCCGCTCACCACTCACGTGCTGAATACAGCCTTGGGCATCCCTGCTTCGAACGTGGCCCTCAGCCTCTCTCGACAAGTCCCCTCCACCAATGACTGGACACTGATAACCAACGg GACCACTAATGACGATGGACGATGCCCAGGGCTCATCACAAAAGAACTGTTCACCCCTGGTGTGTACAGACTGCATTTTGACACTGCTCAATACTGGGCGAGTATTGGCGACACCAGTTTTTACCCCTATGTTGAG ATTGTCTTCACTATAAATGACCCTGGACTGAAGTACCACGTCCCCTTGCTGCTGAGTCGTTTCTCTTACAGTACCTACAGAGGGAGCTAG